The genomic segment CGGCCGCTGGGCCAGCCCGAAGTGCCACGCCACCGCCGCCGCGATGCGCCGCGCCGCGTGTCCGTCCCCGTAGGGATTGCGGGCCGAACGCATCCGGGCGAGTTCGGCCTCGTCGGAGAGCAGGCGGCCCAGCACCGCGCGGAGGTTCTGGGGATCGTTCCCGGCGAGGGTCAGCACACCCGCCTCCAGCCCCTCGGGGCGCTCGGTGACGTTGCGCAGGACCGCCACGGGGACGCCCAGCGCCGCGCCCTCCTCCTGCAAGCCCCCGGAGTCGGTCGCCAGCAGCGCCGAGGCCGCCATCAAGGGAGCCATCTGCGCGTAGTCGAGCGGGTCGGTGAGTTCGAAGTTGGGCAGCCCCGACAGCGCCGGGCGCACCGCCTCCTGCACCGCCGGATTGAGGTGAACCGGGTAGACGAAATGGGTGTCGGGGTGGGCGCGGGCCACGTCCGCGAGGGCCTCGGCCATCTCGCGCATCACCGGCAGGTTTTCGCGGCGGTGCATGGTGACGGTCACCAGCCGCCCACCCGCGTCCAGTTTCGCCTGCCACTCGGGGCGCAGCGGCACCCGCCCGGCGACCTCGCGCACCGCGTCCACGGCGGTCTGTCCGGTCACGAAGAGGCCCAGCTCTCCCTTGCCCTCCCGGCGCAGGTTCGCCGCGCTGCCGGGGGTGGGCGCGAAGTCGAGGTCGCTGAGCACCCCGGTCAGGCGGCGGTTGGCCTCCTCCGGAAAGGGTTCGCGCATGCTGCCGCTGCGGAGCCCCGCCTCCACGTGTCCCACCGGAATCCCCTCGTAAAAGGCGCTGAGGGCCACGCAAAAGGACGTGGTGGTGTCCCCGTGCACCAGCACCATGTCCGCCCCCATGTCCCGCAGCTTTCGCCCCGCCTGCGGCACGATGCGCCCGGTCAGGTCGGCCAGCGTCTGGCGGTCGGTCATGACCTGCAGGTCCTCGTCGGGGGTCAGGCCGAAGACGGCGAGCGCCTCGTCGAGCATCTGCCGCTGCTGCCCGGTCGAGAGGATTCGCGGCGTCAGGCCAGGCTGCGCGGCGATGGCCGAGTACACCGGGGCCATCTTGGTGGCTTCCGGGCGGGTGCCGAAGGCGAGGACGATGCGCTTGGGGGCGGGGTCAGTCATGGAGGCTCCAGGGGTCAAGACAGCGCCCCGGCAGGGGCGGGGCGAGAGGGGAACTTAGCGGTGGTCGCCCGAGGGGGCGGGAGGCACCGGACGGACCGCTTCACGGCCGTGCGCCCGCACCCGGCGGTGCGCGACGAACCACAGACAGAAGGCACAGGCGGCCACGGTCCCCGCGATGGCGGCGAGGGGCACCCCCTGCGCCAGCATCCCGATCACGCCGCACCACAGGGCGACGATCCACAGGATCACGGCGGTGCGCCGGGCCGACGACGTGCGGGCCAGCACCCGGTGATGGATGTGGGTCTTGTCGGGGTGCCCGAGCGGATTGCGGATGCCCCGCGCCAGCCGCCCGATCACGACCTGCGTGGTGTCGAGGATGGGCAGCGCCATCACCAGCAGCGGCACCAGCAGACTGGCCCCCGCACTGAATTTCAGGGTTCCCAGCAGGCTCACGGCGGCGAGCGTGTAACCGAACAGGTACGCTCCCGCGTCGCCCATGATGATCCGGCTGGGGTTGAAGTTGTGCCGCAGGTAGCCCAGCGCGGCCCCCGCCAGCCCTGCGAGCAGCACGACCGCCGCCGCCCGGTCCGGAAACTGCGCCGCCGTGACGAGCAGCACCATGCTCGTCACGAAGCCCACGCCGCCCACCACGCCGTCCACCCCGTCCATCAGGTTGACGGCGTTCGTCAGGCCCACCACCCACAAGATGGTGAGCGCCACGCTGAGCGGCCCGTTCACCCCGTCCGGCAACGTGGGCAGGAAGGGAATCGCGTTGAAGTCCAGCGTCAGCCCGTTGACCACCAGCAGCACCGCCGAGAGCGCCTGCACGATCAGCCGGAACAGGGGCGAGAGGCCGAACTGATCGTCGATAAAGCCGGTCAGCACCAGCACCGACGCCCCCAGCAGGATCGCCAGCACCTGAATATTGACCTGCTCGATCACGATGGGCCGCAGCGCCCACGCCACGACCACGCTGACCAGAAAGCCCGCGAAAATCGCCAGCCCACCTGCGTTGGGCAGCGGCTCCTTGTTGAGCCGCCGCTCGTTGGGTTGGTCCGCCCAGCCCACCTTGATGGCGAACTCGCGCACGCGCGGGATAAACCGCCAGGTAAAGAGCCACGCGGTCAGAAAGGTGAGCAGCACGCTCAGAAAGCCGCGCCCGGTGGGGTTGGCGATCCCCAGGGCGGCGGCGAGGTCCCTCAAGAAATCCATAAGCTGATGGGATTGTACGGGTCAGGCATGAGGAAGGCGACCGACGAAAGGTGCAGCCTGCCCTCCTCCCGCGTCTCCCCTACTTCGTCCCGTAAATGCGGTCGCCCGCGTCGCCCAGCCCCGGCACGATGTAGCCGTGGTCGTTGAGGCGCTCGTCCACGGCAGCGACCACGATCTCCACGTCGGGGTGATCGCGCTCGATAACGGCGACGCCCTCGGGGGCCGCGAGGATGCACATCAGCTTGATGCTCTGGGCGCCCGCCGCCTTGAGCGCCGTGATCGCCGCGCTCGCACTGCCGCCCGTGGCGAGCATGGGGTCAGTCAGGAAGACACGGCGCTCGGCGATGTCGGCGGGGAGCTTGTTGTAGTAGGCGACGGGTTGCAGCGTTCCAGGGTCGCGGTACATCCCGATATGCCCCACCTTGGCGGCGGGCACGAGGTTCACGATCGCGTCCGTCATGACCAGTCCGGCCCGCAGGATGGCGACGAGGGCGAGCTTCTTCCCGCTGAGCATCGGGAACTCGCCTTCCTCGATGGGGGTCTGGAGGCGGGTGGGCGTCATCTCCAGGTCGCGCATCGCCTCGTAGGCGAGCAGCATGGACACCTCGGCGGCGAGTTCGCGGAACTCCTTGACGCCGGTGTGCACGTCGCGCATCAGGGAGAGTTTGTGCTGGATGAGGGGATGGGTGACGGCCGTGAGCATGGCCCCACGATACCCGCCCGGCGGTAGCTGCCCCAGACCTATCCCGGCAACCGCGCCAGCACATGCCGCGCCAGCCGCTCCTTGACCGGCCGCTGGCGGTCGAACTCGTAGGGTTCGTTCATCAGGAACCAGTACAGGTCGTGCAGGTAGGTGTGCGCGAGGTACGCCCGCAGCCGGGTCAGGGTGGCGGGGGCGTGGTCGGGCAGGAGGGTCAGCGCCGCGTTCAGGCTCTCTCCCGGCGGCAGGAGGTCGAGGGTGCCCGTCTTGAGCAGGGCGAGGTCGCGCAGGGGGTCGTCCCAGCCTGCCTTCGTCCAGTCGATGACAAGGACTTCACGGCTAGCCCCGTCCGCCGGAACGGGCGGCGTGATCAGGATGTTGTCGTGCCACAGGTCGAGGTGGCAGAACGAGGCGGGCTGGTCCAGCAGCCCACGCTCCAGCGGTTCCTCGACCGCGTCGAAGAGGTCGTCGAGGGGATAGGCTGCCAGCGCCGAGCGGAAGCGCCGCAGCCGCTCGCGCACCCGGCGCAGGTCCACCTGCCCCGCCCGCTCCTGGTGCAGCGCCCGCAGAATCTCGCGCAACCTCGGCAGCGCGGCGGGAACGTCGGCGGCGGTGAGGGGACGCCCCGGAAAGCGGCGCAGGATCAGGGCCTCAACCCCGTCGGCCTCGACCGCGTCCACCACCCAGGCCCCCAGGTCGGCGCGGCGCATGTTTCCGGCCTCCAGGCGATGCTCGCCGCGCTGGGTGCGGTACACCTTGACGACCACGTCGCCGCCCGCCGCCGCGTACACCCGGCTCTGCATCCCCGCGTCCATCGGGGTCAGGGGACCGAAGCGGGCTTC from the Deinococcus sp. NW-56 genome contains:
- the wecB gene encoding non-hydrolyzing UDP-N-acetylglucosamine 2-epimerase gives rise to the protein MTDPAPKRIVLAFGTRPEATKMAPVYSAIAAQPGLTPRILSTGQQRQMLDEALAVFGLTPDEDLQVMTDRQTLADLTGRIVPQAGRKLRDMGADMVLVHGDTTTSFCVALSAFYEGIPVGHVEAGLRSGSMREPFPEEANRRLTGVLSDLDFAPTPGSAANLRREGKGELGLFVTGQTAVDAVREVAGRVPLRPEWQAKLDAGGRLVTVTMHRRENLPVMREMAEALADVARAHPDTHFVYPVHLNPAVQEAVRPALSGLPNFELTDPLDYAQMAPLMAASALLATDSGGLQEEGAALGVPVAVLRNVTERPEGLEAGVLTLAGNDPQNLRAVLGRLLSDEAELARMRSARNPYGDGHAARRIAAAVAWHFGLAQRPEDWA
- a CDS encoding MraY family glycosyltransferase — encoded protein: MDFLRDLAAALGIANPTGRGFLSVLLTFLTAWLFTWRFIPRVREFAIKVGWADQPNERRLNKEPLPNAGGLAIFAGFLVSVVVAWALRPIVIEQVNIQVLAILLGASVLVLTGFIDDQFGLSPLFRLIVQALSAVLLVVNGLTLDFNAIPFLPTLPDGVNGPLSVALTILWVVGLTNAVNLMDGVDGVVGGVGFVTSMVLLVTAAQFPDRAAAVVLLAGLAGAALGYLRHNFNPSRIIMGDAGAYLFGYTLAAVSLLGTLKFSAGASLLVPLLVMALPILDTTQVVIGRLARGIRNPLGHPDKTHIHHRVLARTSSARRTAVILWIVALWCGVIGMLAQGVPLAAIAGTVAACAFCLWFVAHRRVRAHGREAVRPVPPAPSGDHR
- the upp gene encoding uracil phosphoribosyltransferase; this translates as MLTAVTHPLIQHKLSLMRDVHTGVKEFRELAAEVSMLLAYEAMRDLEMTPTRLQTPIEEGEFPMLSGKKLALVAILRAGLVMTDAIVNLVPAAKVGHIGMYRDPGTLQPVAYYNKLPADIAERRVFLTDPMLATGGSASAAITALKAAGAQSIKLMCILAAPEGVAVIERDHPDVEIVVAAVDERLNDHGYIVPGLGDAGDRIYGTK
- a CDS encoding phosphotransferase family protein; translated protein: MTLGGLPSHRFPVLEARFGPLTPMDAGMQSRVYAAAGGDVVVKVYRTQRGEHRLEAGNMRRADLGAWVVDAVEADGVEALILRRFPGRPLTAADVPAALPRLREILRALHQERAGQVDLRRVRERLRRFRSALAAYPLDDLFDAVEEPLERGLLDQPASFCHLDLWHDNILITPPVPADGASREVLVIDWTKAGWDDPLRDLALLKTGTLDLLPPGESLNAALTLLPDHAPATLTRLRAYLAHTYLHDLYWFLMNEPYEFDRQRPVKERLARHVLARLPG